From a single Oreochromis niloticus isolate F11D_XX linkage group LG3, O_niloticus_UMD_NMBU, whole genome shotgun sequence genomic region:
- the krcp gene encoding kelch repeat-containing protein isoform X4: protein MDDFGVYAAFGVNGPPQKLLSAEGSSRVRVAVPPSVRQVVLFSSGRWGERICVNAELNDSDRMPITIGKLTPYNKCLSWEQWEEETWIDSVTLNVSLEGGNLSTEPEVIMAVKEYTPKDTAAPPAARELHGKRKREQTAEEEEGNDWTKRREEEENMCPNATSEKTTPVRKVRGQAKGSQKLFASGADTTKLKGAGEKGAAEMQGTVGRTPPQSAVRTKTPLASPSGRWGQTLCPIDAQTAILIGGQGARMQFCKDPMWKLCTEDMSWVAAETLAEGPTPEARIGHTAVYDPDSRRIFVFGGSKNKKWFNDVHILDTQSWKWTMVEAQGKVPPLAYHSCSMFQGELFVLGGVFPRPNPEPDDCSDSLYIFDPRLSIWYQPIVTGDKPSPRSGHSACVMQERKIYVFGGWDTPVCYNDMYMLDLGLMEFSAVKTTGNPPSPRSWHGSAVLSDTKFLIHGGYNGNNALSDAFIFDIDTNSWTEVSVPELSVPRAGHSIITMETAGHRCFSEEDEDAAMNGGRTLLVFGGGDNEGNFYSDLTTVAVEELLGAI, encoded by the exons ATGGATGATTTCGGAGTTTATGCCGCTTTCGGAGTAAATGGTCCGCCTCAGAAGCTTCTGAG CGCTGAAGGCTCTAGCAGGGTCCGCGTTGCAGTTCCACCAAGCGTCCGCCAGGTGGTGCTGTTTAGCAGCGGCCGGTGGGGGGAGAGGATCTGCGTCAACGCAGAGCTCAACGATTCTGATCGGATGCCCATCACTATTGGAAAACTGACTCCTTATAACAA ATGTTTGTCATGGGAGCAGTGGGAAGAGGAGACCTGGATAGACAGTGTGACACTGAACGTCTCTCTGGAGGGAGGAAACCTG tcaaCAGAACCAGAGGTCATCATGGCTGTGAAGGAATACACACCAAAG GACACGGCTGCTCCACCCGCAGCCCGAGAGCTCCACggcaagaggaaaagagagcaaactgcagaagaagaagaaggcaaTGACTGGACAAAgcgaagagaagaagaagagaacatGTGTCCAAATGCAACTAGTGAGAAGACCACACCTGTGcgcaaggtcagaggtcaagccAAAGGCAGCCAGAAGCTGTTTGCAAGCGGTGCCGATACCACCAAGCTGAAGGGAGCAGGTGAAAAAggag CAGCAGAGATGCAGGGGACTGTGGGAAGAACGCCTCCTCAGAGTGCAGTCAGGACGAAGA CTCCGTTGGCCAGCCCGTCAGGTCGCTGGGGTCAGACGTTATGTCCCATCGATGCTCAAACAGCAATTCTGATTGGAGGCCAGGGAGCCAGGATGCAGTTCTGCAAAGATCCCATGTGGAAGCTCTGCACAG AGGACATGTCCTGGGTGGCCGCGGAGACTCTGGCAGAGGGTCCGACCCCTGAGGCCAGGATCGGCCACACAGCCGTCTACGACCCCGACTCAAGAAGGATCTTTGTGTTCGGGGGCTCTAAAAACAAGAAGTGGTTCAATGACGTGCACATCCTGGACACGCAGAGCTGGAAGTGGACCATGGTAGAG gctCAGGGTAAGGTTCCTCCCCTGGCCTACCACAGCTGCAGTATGTTTCAGGGTGAGCTATTCGTGCTGGGAGGGGTGTTTCCTCGGCCCAACCCAGAGCCCGATGACTGTAGCGACTCTCTGTATATCTTCGACCCCCGCCTCTCCATCTGGTACCAGCCCATCGTCACCGGAGACAAACCCTCCCCCCGCTCAGG TCATTCTGCATGCGTGATGCAGGAGAGGAAGATCTATGTGTTTGGTGGCTGGGACACTCCTGTATGCTACAATGACATGTACATGTTGGACCTTG GTCTGATGGAGTTTTCTGCAGTCAAAACAACTGGGAATCCCCCCTCTCCTCGAAG CTGGCACGGCAGCGCTGTGCTGTCAGACACAAAGTTCCTGATCCACGGTGGTTACAACGGAAACAATGCCCTCAGTGACGCCTTCATCTTTGATATAG ACACCAACAGCTGGACAGAGGTGAGTGTGCCTGAGCTGTCTGTACCCAGGGCGGGGCACTCCATCATCACCATGGAGACGGCCGGTCACCGCTGCTTCTCGGAGGAAGATGAAGACGCGGCTATGAACGGCGGCAGAACCCTGCTGGTGTTCGGAGGCGGGGACAACGAGGGCAACTTCTACTCCGACCTGACGACTGTCGCCGTGGAGGAGCTGCTCGGTGCTATTTAA
- the krcp gene encoding kelch repeat-containing protein isoform X1 gives MDDFGVYAAFGVNGPPQKLLSAEGSSRVRVAVPPSVRQVVLFSSGRWGERICVNAELNDSDRMPITIGKLTPYNKCLSWEQWEEETWIDSVTLNVSLEGGNLSTEPEVIMAVKEYTPKDTAAPPAARELHGKRKREQTAEEEEGNDWTKRREEEENMCPNATSEKTTPVRKVRGQAKGSQKLFASGADTTKLKGAGEKGAAEMQGTVGRTPPQSAVRTKSRQAKAPAHTAPLASPSGRWGQTLCPIDAQTAILIGGQGARMQFCKDPMWKLCTEDMSWVAAETLAEGPTPEARIGHTAVYDPDSRRIFVFGGSKNKKWFNDVHILDTQSWKWTMVEAQGKVPPLAYHSCSMFQGELFVLGGVFPRPNPEPDDCSDSLYIFDPRLSIWYQPIVTGDKPSPRSGHSACVMQERKIYVFGGWDTPVCYNDMYMLDLGLMEFSAVKTTGNPPSPRSWHGSAVLSDTKFLIHGGYNGNNALSDAFIFDIDTNSWTEVSVPELSVPRAGHSIITMETAGHRCFSEEDEDAAMNGGRTLLVFGGGDNEGNFYSDLTTVAVEELLGAI, from the exons ATGGATGATTTCGGAGTTTATGCCGCTTTCGGAGTAAATGGTCCGCCTCAGAAGCTTCTGAG CGCTGAAGGCTCTAGCAGGGTCCGCGTTGCAGTTCCACCAAGCGTCCGCCAGGTGGTGCTGTTTAGCAGCGGCCGGTGGGGGGAGAGGATCTGCGTCAACGCAGAGCTCAACGATTCTGATCGGATGCCCATCACTATTGGAAAACTGACTCCTTATAACAA ATGTTTGTCATGGGAGCAGTGGGAAGAGGAGACCTGGATAGACAGTGTGACACTGAACGTCTCTCTGGAGGGAGGAAACCTG tcaaCAGAACCAGAGGTCATCATGGCTGTGAAGGAATACACACCAAAG GACACGGCTGCTCCACCCGCAGCCCGAGAGCTCCACggcaagaggaaaagagagcaaactgcagaagaagaagaaggcaaTGACTGGACAAAgcgaagagaagaagaagagaacatGTGTCCAAATGCAACTAGTGAGAAGACCACACCTGTGcgcaaggtcagaggtcaagccAAAGGCAGCCAGAAGCTGTTTGCAAGCGGTGCCGATACCACCAAGCTGAAGGGAGCAGGTGAAAAAggag CAGCAGAGATGCAGGGGACTGTGGGAAGAACGCCTCCTCAGAGTGCAGTCAGGACGAAGAGTAGGCAGGCCAAGGCTCCCGCACACACTg CTCCGTTGGCCAGCCCGTCAGGTCGCTGGGGTCAGACGTTATGTCCCATCGATGCTCAAACAGCAATTCTGATTGGAGGCCAGGGAGCCAGGATGCAGTTCTGCAAAGATCCCATGTGGAAGCTCTGCACAG AGGACATGTCCTGGGTGGCCGCGGAGACTCTGGCAGAGGGTCCGACCCCTGAGGCCAGGATCGGCCACACAGCCGTCTACGACCCCGACTCAAGAAGGATCTTTGTGTTCGGGGGCTCTAAAAACAAGAAGTGGTTCAATGACGTGCACATCCTGGACACGCAGAGCTGGAAGTGGACCATGGTAGAG gctCAGGGTAAGGTTCCTCCCCTGGCCTACCACAGCTGCAGTATGTTTCAGGGTGAGCTATTCGTGCTGGGAGGGGTGTTTCCTCGGCCCAACCCAGAGCCCGATGACTGTAGCGACTCTCTGTATATCTTCGACCCCCGCCTCTCCATCTGGTACCAGCCCATCGTCACCGGAGACAAACCCTCCCCCCGCTCAGG TCATTCTGCATGCGTGATGCAGGAGAGGAAGATCTATGTGTTTGGTGGCTGGGACACTCCTGTATGCTACAATGACATGTACATGTTGGACCTTG GTCTGATGGAGTTTTCTGCAGTCAAAACAACTGGGAATCCCCCCTCTCCTCGAAG CTGGCACGGCAGCGCTGTGCTGTCAGACACAAAGTTCCTGATCCACGGTGGTTACAACGGAAACAATGCCCTCAGTGACGCCTTCATCTTTGATATAG ACACCAACAGCTGGACAGAGGTGAGTGTGCCTGAGCTGTCTGTACCCAGGGCGGGGCACTCCATCATCACCATGGAGACGGCCGGTCACCGCTGCTTCTCGGAGGAAGATGAAGACGCGGCTATGAACGGCGGCAGAACCCTGCTGGTGTTCGGAGGCGGGGACAACGAGGGCAACTTCTACTCCGACCTGACGACTGTCGCCGTGGAGGAGCTGCTCGGTGCTATTTAA
- the krcp gene encoding kelch repeat-containing protein isoform X2: MDDFGVYAAFGVNGPPQKLLSAEGSSRVRVAVPPSVRQVVLFSSGRWGERICVNAELNDSDRMPITIGKLTPYNKCLSWEQWEEETWIDSVTLNVSLEGGNLSTEPEVIMAVKEYTPKDTAAPPAARELHGKRKREQTAEEEEGNDWTKRREEEENMCPNATSEKTTPVRKVRGQAKGSQKLFASGADTTKLKGAGEKGAEMQGTVGRTPPQSAVRTKSRQAKAPAHTAPLASPSGRWGQTLCPIDAQTAILIGGQGARMQFCKDPMWKLCTEDMSWVAAETLAEGPTPEARIGHTAVYDPDSRRIFVFGGSKNKKWFNDVHILDTQSWKWTMVEAQGKVPPLAYHSCSMFQGELFVLGGVFPRPNPEPDDCSDSLYIFDPRLSIWYQPIVTGDKPSPRSGHSACVMQERKIYVFGGWDTPVCYNDMYMLDLGLMEFSAVKTTGNPPSPRSWHGSAVLSDTKFLIHGGYNGNNALSDAFIFDIDTNSWTEVSVPELSVPRAGHSIITMETAGHRCFSEEDEDAAMNGGRTLLVFGGGDNEGNFYSDLTTVAVEELLGAI; the protein is encoded by the exons ATGGATGATTTCGGAGTTTATGCCGCTTTCGGAGTAAATGGTCCGCCTCAGAAGCTTCTGAG CGCTGAAGGCTCTAGCAGGGTCCGCGTTGCAGTTCCACCAAGCGTCCGCCAGGTGGTGCTGTTTAGCAGCGGCCGGTGGGGGGAGAGGATCTGCGTCAACGCAGAGCTCAACGATTCTGATCGGATGCCCATCACTATTGGAAAACTGACTCCTTATAACAA ATGTTTGTCATGGGAGCAGTGGGAAGAGGAGACCTGGATAGACAGTGTGACACTGAACGTCTCTCTGGAGGGAGGAAACCTG tcaaCAGAACCAGAGGTCATCATGGCTGTGAAGGAATACACACCAAAG GACACGGCTGCTCCACCCGCAGCCCGAGAGCTCCACggcaagaggaaaagagagcaaactgcagaagaagaagaaggcaaTGACTGGACAAAgcgaagagaagaagaagagaacatGTGTCCAAATGCAACTAGTGAGAAGACCACACCTGTGcgcaaggtcagaggtcaagccAAAGGCAGCCAGAAGCTGTTTGCAAGCGGTGCCGATACCACCAAGCTGAAGGGAGCAGGTGAAAAAggag CAGAGATGCAGGGGACTGTGGGAAGAACGCCTCCTCAGAGTGCAGTCAGGACGAAGAGTAGGCAGGCCAAGGCTCCCGCACACACTg CTCCGTTGGCCAGCCCGTCAGGTCGCTGGGGTCAGACGTTATGTCCCATCGATGCTCAAACAGCAATTCTGATTGGAGGCCAGGGAGCCAGGATGCAGTTCTGCAAAGATCCCATGTGGAAGCTCTGCACAG AGGACATGTCCTGGGTGGCCGCGGAGACTCTGGCAGAGGGTCCGACCCCTGAGGCCAGGATCGGCCACACAGCCGTCTACGACCCCGACTCAAGAAGGATCTTTGTGTTCGGGGGCTCTAAAAACAAGAAGTGGTTCAATGACGTGCACATCCTGGACACGCAGAGCTGGAAGTGGACCATGGTAGAG gctCAGGGTAAGGTTCCTCCCCTGGCCTACCACAGCTGCAGTATGTTTCAGGGTGAGCTATTCGTGCTGGGAGGGGTGTTTCCTCGGCCCAACCCAGAGCCCGATGACTGTAGCGACTCTCTGTATATCTTCGACCCCCGCCTCTCCATCTGGTACCAGCCCATCGTCACCGGAGACAAACCCTCCCCCCGCTCAGG TCATTCTGCATGCGTGATGCAGGAGAGGAAGATCTATGTGTTTGGTGGCTGGGACACTCCTGTATGCTACAATGACATGTACATGTTGGACCTTG GTCTGATGGAGTTTTCTGCAGTCAAAACAACTGGGAATCCCCCCTCTCCTCGAAG CTGGCACGGCAGCGCTGTGCTGTCAGACACAAAGTTCCTGATCCACGGTGGTTACAACGGAAACAATGCCCTCAGTGACGCCTTCATCTTTGATATAG ACACCAACAGCTGGACAGAGGTGAGTGTGCCTGAGCTGTCTGTACCCAGGGCGGGGCACTCCATCATCACCATGGAGACGGCCGGTCACCGCTGCTTCTCGGAGGAAGATGAAGACGCGGCTATGAACGGCGGCAGAACCCTGCTGGTGTTCGGAGGCGGGGACAACGAGGGCAACTTCTACTCCGACCTGACGACTGTCGCCGTGGAGGAGCTGCTCGGTGCTATTTAA
- the krcp gene encoding kelch repeat-containing protein isoform X5, whose translation MDDFGVYAAFGVNGPPQKLLSAEGSSRVRVAVPPSVRQVVLFSSGRWGERICVNAELNDSDRMPITIGKLTPYNKCLSWEQWEEETWIDSVTLNVSLEGGNLSTEPEVIMAVKEYTPKDTAAPPAARELHGKRKREQTAEEEEGNDWTKRREEEENMCPNATSEKTTPVRKVRGQAKGSQKLFASGADTTKLKGAGEKGAEMQGTVGRTPPQSAVRTKTPLASPSGRWGQTLCPIDAQTAILIGGQGARMQFCKDPMWKLCTEDMSWVAAETLAEGPTPEARIGHTAVYDPDSRRIFVFGGSKNKKWFNDVHILDTQSWKWTMVEAQGKVPPLAYHSCSMFQGELFVLGGVFPRPNPEPDDCSDSLYIFDPRLSIWYQPIVTGDKPSPRSGHSACVMQERKIYVFGGWDTPVCYNDMYMLDLGLMEFSAVKTTGNPPSPRSWHGSAVLSDTKFLIHGGYNGNNALSDAFIFDIDTNSWTEVSVPELSVPRAGHSIITMETAGHRCFSEEDEDAAMNGGRTLLVFGGGDNEGNFYSDLTTVAVEELLGAI comes from the exons ATGGATGATTTCGGAGTTTATGCCGCTTTCGGAGTAAATGGTCCGCCTCAGAAGCTTCTGAG CGCTGAAGGCTCTAGCAGGGTCCGCGTTGCAGTTCCACCAAGCGTCCGCCAGGTGGTGCTGTTTAGCAGCGGCCGGTGGGGGGAGAGGATCTGCGTCAACGCAGAGCTCAACGATTCTGATCGGATGCCCATCACTATTGGAAAACTGACTCCTTATAACAA ATGTTTGTCATGGGAGCAGTGGGAAGAGGAGACCTGGATAGACAGTGTGACACTGAACGTCTCTCTGGAGGGAGGAAACCTG tcaaCAGAACCAGAGGTCATCATGGCTGTGAAGGAATACACACCAAAG GACACGGCTGCTCCACCCGCAGCCCGAGAGCTCCACggcaagaggaaaagagagcaaactgcagaagaagaagaaggcaaTGACTGGACAAAgcgaagagaagaagaagagaacatGTGTCCAAATGCAACTAGTGAGAAGACCACACCTGTGcgcaaggtcagaggtcaagccAAAGGCAGCCAGAAGCTGTTTGCAAGCGGTGCCGATACCACCAAGCTGAAGGGAGCAGGTGAAAAAggag CAGAGATGCAGGGGACTGTGGGAAGAACGCCTCCTCAGAGTGCAGTCAGGACGAAGA CTCCGTTGGCCAGCCCGTCAGGTCGCTGGGGTCAGACGTTATGTCCCATCGATGCTCAAACAGCAATTCTGATTGGAGGCCAGGGAGCCAGGATGCAGTTCTGCAAAGATCCCATGTGGAAGCTCTGCACAG AGGACATGTCCTGGGTGGCCGCGGAGACTCTGGCAGAGGGTCCGACCCCTGAGGCCAGGATCGGCCACACAGCCGTCTACGACCCCGACTCAAGAAGGATCTTTGTGTTCGGGGGCTCTAAAAACAAGAAGTGGTTCAATGACGTGCACATCCTGGACACGCAGAGCTGGAAGTGGACCATGGTAGAG gctCAGGGTAAGGTTCCTCCCCTGGCCTACCACAGCTGCAGTATGTTTCAGGGTGAGCTATTCGTGCTGGGAGGGGTGTTTCCTCGGCCCAACCCAGAGCCCGATGACTGTAGCGACTCTCTGTATATCTTCGACCCCCGCCTCTCCATCTGGTACCAGCCCATCGTCACCGGAGACAAACCCTCCCCCCGCTCAGG TCATTCTGCATGCGTGATGCAGGAGAGGAAGATCTATGTGTTTGGTGGCTGGGACACTCCTGTATGCTACAATGACATGTACATGTTGGACCTTG GTCTGATGGAGTTTTCTGCAGTCAAAACAACTGGGAATCCCCCCTCTCCTCGAAG CTGGCACGGCAGCGCTGTGCTGTCAGACACAAAGTTCCTGATCCACGGTGGTTACAACGGAAACAATGCCCTCAGTGACGCCTTCATCTTTGATATAG ACACCAACAGCTGGACAGAGGTGAGTGTGCCTGAGCTGTCTGTACCCAGGGCGGGGCACTCCATCATCACCATGGAGACGGCCGGTCACCGCTGCTTCTCGGAGGAAGATGAAGACGCGGCTATGAACGGCGGCAGAACCCTGCTGGTGTTCGGAGGCGGGGACAACGAGGGCAACTTCTACTCCGACCTGACGACTGTCGCCGTGGAGGAGCTGCTCGGTGCTATTTAA
- the krcp gene encoding kelch repeat-containing protein isoform X3, whose amino-acid sequence MDDFGVYAAFGVNGPPQKLLSAEGSSRVRVAVPPSVRQVVLFSSGRWGERICVNAELNDSDRMPITIGKLTPYNKCLSWEQWEEETWIDSVTLNVSLEGGNLSTEPEVIMAVKEYTPKDTAAPPAARELHGKRKREQTAEEEEGNDWTKRREEEENMCPNATSEKTTPVRKVRGQAKGSQKLFASGADTTKLKGAAAEMQGTVGRTPPQSAVRTKSRQAKAPAHTAPLASPSGRWGQTLCPIDAQTAILIGGQGARMQFCKDPMWKLCTEDMSWVAAETLAEGPTPEARIGHTAVYDPDSRRIFVFGGSKNKKWFNDVHILDTQSWKWTMVEAQGKVPPLAYHSCSMFQGELFVLGGVFPRPNPEPDDCSDSLYIFDPRLSIWYQPIVTGDKPSPRSGHSACVMQERKIYVFGGWDTPVCYNDMYMLDLGLMEFSAVKTTGNPPSPRSWHGSAVLSDTKFLIHGGYNGNNALSDAFIFDIDTNSWTEVSVPELSVPRAGHSIITMETAGHRCFSEEDEDAAMNGGRTLLVFGGGDNEGNFYSDLTTVAVEELLGAI is encoded by the exons ATGGATGATTTCGGAGTTTATGCCGCTTTCGGAGTAAATGGTCCGCCTCAGAAGCTTCTGAG CGCTGAAGGCTCTAGCAGGGTCCGCGTTGCAGTTCCACCAAGCGTCCGCCAGGTGGTGCTGTTTAGCAGCGGCCGGTGGGGGGAGAGGATCTGCGTCAACGCAGAGCTCAACGATTCTGATCGGATGCCCATCACTATTGGAAAACTGACTCCTTATAACAA ATGTTTGTCATGGGAGCAGTGGGAAGAGGAGACCTGGATAGACAGTGTGACACTGAACGTCTCTCTGGAGGGAGGAAACCTG tcaaCAGAACCAGAGGTCATCATGGCTGTGAAGGAATACACACCAAAG GACACGGCTGCTCCACCCGCAGCCCGAGAGCTCCACggcaagaggaaaagagagcaaactgcagaagaagaagaaggcaaTGACTGGACAAAgcgaagagaagaagaagagaacatGTGTCCAAATGCAACTAGTGAGAAGACCACACCTGTGcgcaaggtcagaggtcaagccAAAGGCAGCCAGAAGCTGTTTGCAAGCGGTGCCGATACCACCAAGCTGAAGGGAGCAG CAGCAGAGATGCAGGGGACTGTGGGAAGAACGCCTCCTCAGAGTGCAGTCAGGACGAAGAGTAGGCAGGCCAAGGCTCCCGCACACACTg CTCCGTTGGCCAGCCCGTCAGGTCGCTGGGGTCAGACGTTATGTCCCATCGATGCTCAAACAGCAATTCTGATTGGAGGCCAGGGAGCCAGGATGCAGTTCTGCAAAGATCCCATGTGGAAGCTCTGCACAG AGGACATGTCCTGGGTGGCCGCGGAGACTCTGGCAGAGGGTCCGACCCCTGAGGCCAGGATCGGCCACACAGCCGTCTACGACCCCGACTCAAGAAGGATCTTTGTGTTCGGGGGCTCTAAAAACAAGAAGTGGTTCAATGACGTGCACATCCTGGACACGCAGAGCTGGAAGTGGACCATGGTAGAG gctCAGGGTAAGGTTCCTCCCCTGGCCTACCACAGCTGCAGTATGTTTCAGGGTGAGCTATTCGTGCTGGGAGGGGTGTTTCCTCGGCCCAACCCAGAGCCCGATGACTGTAGCGACTCTCTGTATATCTTCGACCCCCGCCTCTCCATCTGGTACCAGCCCATCGTCACCGGAGACAAACCCTCCCCCCGCTCAGG TCATTCTGCATGCGTGATGCAGGAGAGGAAGATCTATGTGTTTGGTGGCTGGGACACTCCTGTATGCTACAATGACATGTACATGTTGGACCTTG GTCTGATGGAGTTTTCTGCAGTCAAAACAACTGGGAATCCCCCCTCTCCTCGAAG CTGGCACGGCAGCGCTGTGCTGTCAGACACAAAGTTCCTGATCCACGGTGGTTACAACGGAAACAATGCCCTCAGTGACGCCTTCATCTTTGATATAG ACACCAACAGCTGGACAGAGGTGAGTGTGCCTGAGCTGTCTGTACCCAGGGCGGGGCACTCCATCATCACCATGGAGACGGCCGGTCACCGCTGCTTCTCGGAGGAAGATGAAGACGCGGCTATGAACGGCGGCAGAACCCTGCTGGTGTTCGGAGGCGGGGACAACGAGGGCAACTTCTACTCCGACCTGACGACTGTCGCCGTGGAGGAGCTGCTCGGTGCTATTTAA
- the krcp gene encoding kelch repeat-containing protein isoform X6: MDDFGVYAAFGVNGPPQKLLSAEGSSRVRVAVPPSVRQVVLFSSGRWGERICVNAELNDSDRMPITIGKLTPYNKCLSWEQWEEETWIDSVTLNVSLEGGNLSTEPEVIMAVKEYTPKDTAAPPAARELHGKRKREQTAEEEEGNDWTKRREEEENMCPNATSEKTTPVRKVRGQAKGSQKLFASGADTTKLKGAAAEMQGTVGRTPPQSAVRTKTPLASPSGRWGQTLCPIDAQTAILIGGQGARMQFCKDPMWKLCTEDMSWVAAETLAEGPTPEARIGHTAVYDPDSRRIFVFGGSKNKKWFNDVHILDTQSWKWTMVEAQGKVPPLAYHSCSMFQGELFVLGGVFPRPNPEPDDCSDSLYIFDPRLSIWYQPIVTGDKPSPRSGHSACVMQERKIYVFGGWDTPVCYNDMYMLDLGLMEFSAVKTTGNPPSPRSWHGSAVLSDTKFLIHGGYNGNNALSDAFIFDIDTNSWTEVSVPELSVPRAGHSIITMETAGHRCFSEEDEDAAMNGGRTLLVFGGGDNEGNFYSDLTTVAVEELLGAI; encoded by the exons ATGGATGATTTCGGAGTTTATGCCGCTTTCGGAGTAAATGGTCCGCCTCAGAAGCTTCTGAG CGCTGAAGGCTCTAGCAGGGTCCGCGTTGCAGTTCCACCAAGCGTCCGCCAGGTGGTGCTGTTTAGCAGCGGCCGGTGGGGGGAGAGGATCTGCGTCAACGCAGAGCTCAACGATTCTGATCGGATGCCCATCACTATTGGAAAACTGACTCCTTATAACAA ATGTTTGTCATGGGAGCAGTGGGAAGAGGAGACCTGGATAGACAGTGTGACACTGAACGTCTCTCTGGAGGGAGGAAACCTG tcaaCAGAACCAGAGGTCATCATGGCTGTGAAGGAATACACACCAAAG GACACGGCTGCTCCACCCGCAGCCCGAGAGCTCCACggcaagaggaaaagagagcaaactgcagaagaagaagaaggcaaTGACTGGACAAAgcgaagagaagaagaagagaacatGTGTCCAAATGCAACTAGTGAGAAGACCACACCTGTGcgcaaggtcagaggtcaagccAAAGGCAGCCAGAAGCTGTTTGCAAGCGGTGCCGATACCACCAAGCTGAAGGGAGCAG CAGCAGAGATGCAGGGGACTGTGGGAAGAACGCCTCCTCAGAGTGCAGTCAGGACGAAGA CTCCGTTGGCCAGCCCGTCAGGTCGCTGGGGTCAGACGTTATGTCCCATCGATGCTCAAACAGCAATTCTGATTGGAGGCCAGGGAGCCAGGATGCAGTTCTGCAAAGATCCCATGTGGAAGCTCTGCACAG AGGACATGTCCTGGGTGGCCGCGGAGACTCTGGCAGAGGGTCCGACCCCTGAGGCCAGGATCGGCCACACAGCCGTCTACGACCCCGACTCAAGAAGGATCTTTGTGTTCGGGGGCTCTAAAAACAAGAAGTGGTTCAATGACGTGCACATCCTGGACACGCAGAGCTGGAAGTGGACCATGGTAGAG gctCAGGGTAAGGTTCCTCCCCTGGCCTACCACAGCTGCAGTATGTTTCAGGGTGAGCTATTCGTGCTGGGAGGGGTGTTTCCTCGGCCCAACCCAGAGCCCGATGACTGTAGCGACTCTCTGTATATCTTCGACCCCCGCCTCTCCATCTGGTACCAGCCCATCGTCACCGGAGACAAACCCTCCCCCCGCTCAGG TCATTCTGCATGCGTGATGCAGGAGAGGAAGATCTATGTGTTTGGTGGCTGGGACACTCCTGTATGCTACAATGACATGTACATGTTGGACCTTG GTCTGATGGAGTTTTCTGCAGTCAAAACAACTGGGAATCCCCCCTCTCCTCGAAG CTGGCACGGCAGCGCTGTGCTGTCAGACACAAAGTTCCTGATCCACGGTGGTTACAACGGAAACAATGCCCTCAGTGACGCCTTCATCTTTGATATAG ACACCAACAGCTGGACAGAGGTGAGTGTGCCTGAGCTGTCTGTACCCAGGGCGGGGCACTCCATCATCACCATGGAGACGGCCGGTCACCGCTGCTTCTCGGAGGAAGATGAAGACGCGGCTATGAACGGCGGCAGAACCCTGCTGGTGTTCGGAGGCGGGGACAACGAGGGCAACTTCTACTCCGACCTGACGACTGTCGCCGTGGAGGAGCTGCTCGGTGCTATTTAA